actaatattataaagctgaagaatttgtttgtttgtctatttagttgaacgcgctaatctcaggaactgatAGCcaatttatagaggaaggctataggctatatattatccccgttttcctacgggaacgaaaaccacgcgggtgaaaccacgcggcatcagctagtatcttaaataaataagtaggtatgaaCCTTTATAATATCCtacgaatattttattttatatcctatCAGTGAACGAAAGCATTACTCTCACTCGTGTTTTATAGGAACCGAAAATTAGTTTCCCGAAGAATCAGATTTATgtgagaataataataataatattgagttGCCGGGCgaactataaataaaacttcctgCTGATATAAAAAATGAGGAGTTGTATGAACAAAGTACGATTTTTGTACCATTTTTGTAGTCTCTGACATAGTAAGATGCTAAgactgatttttaattttcaattttctaaATTGCCGCTATATCGCCGTATGATGGCTATTCTTAACCTATATTAATATCCTGTGAAAATCACATAAAAATTTAGATCGAGATCCAGAGAACAACAATTTTTGTGTCTATTTGGTACATCCCAAATAGATTTCTTGTAAATGTATGAACCCTTAACTGTAGTGGTGAATAAAATTACACTATATACACACTATACATACACTATATAGTGGACCCACGACTATATAAGTGTGAAATATACGACCTTTTAGCCTTATGACACAAGTGTATAGTATTCagataatatgtatttgtataatatCTTCGTTATCACAAACTCCTGTTCATTTTCGTTATCGTgtcaaaaaatagaaaagttaCGCAAATATAGTGGTGGGTCCCACGGATCCACACGGACAGAAATAGTGATTTTTACACACGTTCTAAAATTACCATGGGTCAAGTAGACCCACGTCTATATTTAAGGGTTAAAAGTATAAGCACCTGATTTCAACTActtattacatattaaaaattacgGAAACTCCCCTTTCCCTCCATTCATCTTACTAGTAAAGATTGTTTTAAAAGTGAGTACGAATATCCAAAAGGCGAAAATCGACCTGTCATTGTTTAGTCCAGACCTTAGAGCTATGGAGAattaactgaaaatattttagtaggtacgttACTGTACGTCATCTCTGGCAAGATTAATTTCTGTACAAGATGGCGCTAAATTCCGTAAAAACGGAGCACCCGCGCTGCCTAAAGGATTAATTTCGTGTAGGTCGACCTTTGTAGGCTTTACTCGACCAAATCCCTACCTCTCTACTCACTGCCCGCTAATTTGACCCTTGTCTAATCACATACATCCCTAATTATTATTGCAAACTTGACTACCTCTCTTGCACGGTAGAGCTTAATGTAGTAgacttgtatatatgtattatttttgcctgacaatataattaatttgcaTTATTGTATTTTCTACGAATGAACAGTTCGAGTACAAAAAAAATCCACGACCTAAGCCTTTTGatgggacttccaaataccacggtcCTGAGACGCTtgcatataaaaatgaaatgcatATGATAAAGCTCAAatcaattgaatatttttttttgtattataagatCGAAATTGTCAGTCAGCTAGTTATGAATAATTGTATTCCCAATAGCAACTCCCATGCCGAATAGTTAAAGATTTATTCTGAGGAGGAAAATTTCCCTACGGCTTTTTCTCTGATTTTCAGGTCATTTTGTGACCTGGCTTAAATAACCTCTTTTGACTCCTAAATCAgaacaaaaatgtataaataaccaTTTCGTCTTAACTGCCTCTAAATATTATCAAGTGATAGCATATATTTTTACTCTAGTCCAAGCATTTTATAGCGCTATTCTATAAAAACTCGACTGACTATCAAATTCTTCTCTATCTATTGCATCATGAgagatgaaaataaattgactAGGCTAAGATGTTGAAACGTAGCCCAGTCAATATAGGAACATATAATGTCggtaattaattaagtataacgCATCCTTGGCGTTGAAATTGAGTTAAAATTTAGTGAAACTAAACTAGTCTGCcttgaaaaaaaagataattaaatacaaattatgaaaaaagtttgtatatatggGATTTTCAAAGAGACGCGTaacgtttttttatgggttgcaccggcttcacacgttacttgtaaagactcactccaGTTACACTCTAGTagacagatttttttatttcgcaTTCTATTAATCTTACTTAACTCCAGGATGTTTTCTACTGATATGGTAccgtaaatattttaacttgcCAGAGTTCCATACATTATTATTGATTCCAGCATGTTAAAATTTAAGATTCACAAAGACAAACCTATATTTCTCCATTGCGTATTTATTTCAGTAACGTATCCACACatctgaataataaaataacataatggCATCTCCAATACTCTACTTAGCACAAATAAATGACATTATTAGGTATTTTCACGTATTCACGATGAGCTTGTTATAAAAGTATCAAGTTCGATATACGGCAGTCTACAGCGTAATGCTTTCAACGTTTCGCCATTGTTTGCACTATAAAACACCGACTTGAAAATACACTCGACGTTTGTATACCGAGTTTACGCTGGTAAAGGTGTAATGGGGCTTTTATTAGatacttttaatgtttttaaaaccgCCTTATTTGTTTAGTGCTGTTTTCAATAACCAAATatatcatcatttacaacccatattcggctcactgctgagctcgagtctcctctcagaatgagaggggttagtcagactttacacacgcaattaagaaaattctctagtatgcaggtttcctcacgttgttttttctttaccgtttgagatacgtggtgtttgatttcttaaaatgcaactggaaagttggaggtgcatgccccggagcggattcgaacccacattctccggaatcggaggcagagatcatatccactgggctatcacggctttttaacataatatttgtttattgctgttttcaataacctaatgtatataaagttttattgtttatacaatatataagtatttatttaaagtatataaaatatgatactcatactagcagacgccacgggGTTTCAGCCGCGTAAAAATCGCGTTACATTATGATGATAAAATTGATGACTCTCACctcatctcatctcatctcatAAAAGTAAAATTGATGATTCTCATCAATTTTACTTTTATCAAACTTTTTTAATCGTTTTATTCCATAGTGAGCGatgtcattaaatatttttttataatatttttttataatatttaaagtgtaatttttaatCTTTGAACAAACAattataatactcgtagttaCATACGAGTAAAATAGCTCAACACAAAGTAACGTATGGGCGATAATTCCTCTACGCGATGACCTACTTTCAAATATGAGTTATGTTGACTGTGTGAGCTGGCTGCACACTAGTTTTAGATTTGATTGGCTTCCTCAAAGCGGAACTGGTGACTGTACTTTGTATGGTTTAATACAATTATGCTGTAATACCATTTAAAaggaaaatgtaaaatgtttttagtaTGCTATGGTTCATAACTGATCGATGGTCCAGTGCTTAGCAGTGATGTGCACTTACatattgatcatcatcattatcaacccatattcggctcactattgagcacgagtctcctttacgaatgagaggggttaggcctaagtccaacacgctggcccaatgcggattggcagacttcacacgagcagagaattaagaaaattctcaggtaggtatgcctcctcacgattttttccttcatagtctgagatacgtgatatttaatttcttaaaacgcacataactgaaaagttggcagTGCATGGTTAAGGTTATTTAAccataactacgagtatatacttaCAAACATAACTGTCGGGAGTGTCGAGAAAAGTCAAGCGGCCTGGGAATTTCATCGAGATCGTTGCTTTATCTCTTATAACGAAACAATGCATGGTTGGATATTAAggatatttaaaagttatataCGGGTGAATTCatgtagttataaaataccaCTACGcggaacaaaataaaacattctaaTGAACAAATTCCAAAGGCTTGAAAATATTTCCTTAAAACTCTTTTATTTACTGtaatctaataaattattaaaattttaacatacaaacaactgattatattctttaagtaCATGGTAGtaaagtacaaaataaaaaatattttgtttaatgcaTTCGACCATAGAGGTTCGTGGAAAATGTCCTGCGGGAACAAACTGACACGAAGGGACATTCACGCACGGTAAGctatttatatagttataatAAGGCCTAAGTAGGTTGTAGTACTGTACATTTttctctttaatttttatttaaatggcttttttttttaattttaacaatatatataaaatacaaagtacaatacaaaacacttttaaaatgttataaaaaaactaacccTCCCTAAGGAAGTGTTGCTCAGGGTGAAGGTCTGCCACTTCAGGGTGTGCGAGAGGTTGCTAGACTTGCTCCTCAAAATGATATTCGACAAAAATCGGCCAGGAATGAGTAAGCTGTAATCATTTTTTTTGACCAATAATACTAGAATATTTCTGATGGTTGGGTTATATCTGAAACATTCTACAAGCTCCTTTTTAAAATAGACTATGGATACAACAACTactacactagcagacgcccgcgacgtcgtccgccaTTAGACCTCTATAATCCATCCCTACCGCAAAATCTGTTTTTAGTGAATACCAACTAACTATaaatacctccctgccaaatttcagctttgtacatcaagcggtttccgagattttgtgatgatgtatatttcgcatttatatctTTCTCTACTCTATTCTCGATATCTCGATCGAATTTCCACACAAActtacaacccctatttcatcccttctctttttattttagggacaaaaagtagcctatgttttgctccaaggttctATTTATCATAATACTAAAACTCATTTCGATTAATTCAGCAGTTTAGCCGTAAaagctaacagacagacagacttactttcgcgtttattagtACAGATATGATACTTAAGCAAACTACTGTACCATTGAGGTAGCCACACACTATTAAAAccctaaaatctatttctagtTGCTGACGTACCAGAGGAGCTCAAACTCTGCGTGGTACAATGTTTATCAACACTCATGCTCAACGTGGACCACGAGACGAGGCTCAAAATGTTGCAGGCCAATGTCCCTTTGCTGGCACAAGCTATATTTGTTTCAGTACATTTGGCCAAGTTAGAGAAGCTTAGAGCTTTAAGGTATGTTTGATAGAACCTTTAACCTATTCTAGTTAGTATATAACTATTTAGTTAGTATATTACTAGTTagtatatacttaaaaaaaatttaagagtatatttgccatatcttgtcatactcactcctaatacagtctttcccaactagttggaggggaatatttgccatatataaaaaaaagatatggcaaatattctttaaaaaaaaaaattaaaaagcagtctatttacctacttgatatcTGCTTTGCTTAAAATAGTCTGTAGATCCTGGGCCTgtagtcgattctctttctacgatcgcaaatgcttccaaaattcaaaaacgtatAGAAATGtcatttgctattgacaggttacgtgatcaagttgtcgatcggatctatcattcccatatatttttctagttttcgaagcgttagcgtttgtagaaaaagaatcgacgtaccacttggctaatGGACCTGGTATAAGAGCTGAGCCGCCAGCTTTTCTGGTTTCTATTGATATATTGATAAAACTTTTCAGATTAGCAGCACTGAACTGCCTAGCGGTGCTCACAGTGACACACCCCGAGCTAACAGATGGTGTTGGTCACATAACTGACCCCGCACTAGAGGAGGTGGTGGTGAGCATGATGGCCTGCATTCTGCCGGGGGTGCTTGCTGCTCTGCAGGACGTGGCCATGTGTACTGACAACCCAGGGCATGCTGTTGTCGCGGTGAGTCACTGCATTCCAAGTTaaatgagcctcaatagctcaacaatacagaggtcagactcatcaccgagcgATGGTGATTCGATTCCTgctccgttggactattgtcgatACCCACTCCTAAGACAGTCTTCCAACTAaatggaatgggaatattggtcataattaaatGATACGGCAAATATGCATTAGAATCTGTTGCATACTTTTAAAAGATTAAATGAGCTACTTATGTAAGGAGCTAAAGCTATAACCAGACGACCTACACCAAATGATCCAAGCACAACAGCCAATTACGGCCTAGCATGAGAACGGCCCAGAAGGCAGAAGAAGAGAAGTAAGGAGCTTGCATATTACTACATAATGCAGCATGCGTAATAAATATGCTGTATACttggattatttaaaaaaacataataacaaagtcactgacagcttcgcgactcgcggTAATGGTTAAGCCTCATaattcgaaaagccgatggacattgggctcccatggtgctggaatggcgaccccgcatcggaaagcgcagtgttggtcgaccccccccaCTAGGAcaacaagcgggttgcagggagccgctggatgctagccgTTCGAGACCATTGTGTTCGGAAGTGTATACAAGGGGTCATTGTCCAGTccatggacgtccatcggctgataatgattataattatacatgGTGATGGTGCAGCTTAGCAGGGTTCTagagtgagaaacctcctcatAATACGCGCCATCTaaagaataactgccttctgtatcccattcagcagttaagcgaaagcttcataaGGTGTTGGTCGGTTGTAGCTTTTCGCTTtatgaccattgactgaaacgactctCGAAATAATGATAGTTGCCTCAACACTctacatggcggtaatctcatAAGCAAGGTCCAAGGTCTTATGGACAAGGTCAAGGTAAATGACAGAAAATACaaggacaaaatatagcctatattacttgcTGATGAAAATTGCTTTTGGTATTACTgacttaacattaggtgaggtcgcagtcaaggcctaacttatcactaaataaaaaaataatgaacaatAAACTGACAAACAAATATCTTATAGAGACATATTTACTTACgacgtatttatttacatgacaTGGCATAACAAGTACTCGTATGCAACAATTCACCCTATTAAAAGGTTGAGAACTCCTGttcataacataaaataaatgaaagaattttcctaatttcttTCATTAACTTCGATTTATATAATTTCCATTTGTACcttaaatttcattcaaaatgaAATCTGAAGAAATTCCGTGACGGTTTATGCGTTTACGTAAATGAAAATTGAAGGCACTAGAGGTGATAAGCGGAAATGAAAATGGGCGGATCTCTCAAATCTGGCAGCCTCCAATGATATACCGGATGTTGTCTGACTGAACCTACCAAGCCTTAGGTACATAGGCCTTATTtattaagatctttattttactcaaaagaattattggatagaagcaggccttactttgcggaagttcatcatgattatatattgatttatttattttgctatcatccgcgaaaagtcgacgaactcATGCgacccgaaaccggagcatcctcaggagatgttgactctacaacgttcaattacaaaataaattattttgcaaTTGCGTTGTAGAGTCAATGCTCCATGCTCCTCCATCAATGCTCCGGTtttggggtgaaacgtacgtagagagtattttttcggacctgggtgacgttgtcgcatgagttcgtcgacttttcgcggatgatagcaaaataaataaatcaatatataatcaaaagaattacattaaatgcttatatgagaaataaaattaaggtaattattcacgtgtgtacatactaattagacttacTTATTCTacagacaaaaaaatctaaataaataattgctaaaaaatgcgcatagtttttaaatttcatgttttttacgtagactagttttaataaaacaaagattggagcttactggatgcggcatgttattcaataaataaaattttaatttcttttgataaaatatatttattaatttttttttgagaaagaatacaataatgaacttaagctaacttatcctaataactatacaagtcatgcccacgtggaatggtggcaagaatactggctgcattttgctggacagccaggctgatcctttgcgcaaaaaatgagccagacCTCCTGTccatttctttttgtaaatatacattaaatgatgataaatcgtttatttatttcattaaacatttttaagcaACTTACTTGCattaaatcaaacaaaacttgttataaaatatcgtaGTTGATTCTAATTCGGATCGAAAAGATGTTTGTGGCAGACAGCGTTAGGAACGCCGTAGATATAATTTGACGTTTgcgtttatttaaaaagattttcctataataatgaaaaaataaaattacaaatttattgaaaatttagaaatatgaatactaaattgtttttattttaaagttgccCATTTCATTCAATCCCATTTCAATAATCGTAAATTCAAGTTATCAATGTTGTCTAGCTTGTTTTATGTCACAGAGTCGTTAAAATACAATTGGTGACCAGTTTTATAGGTTTACCAATGTTTGTTAGATTGGTTCTACAGGCTTAAAAACATCATCCCTTACTTAGACTCAAACTATGGAGGTTCGATGTTCATCCCAAAGTCattaacctcaatagctcagtagtAAAGGCGCCAGATTAATCATAGAGAggttgtggttcgatccctgcctaAATTGAGGACTTGCACGAGtttcctctaagaatgagaggggttaggccaaaactctcaggtatgcagttttcctcacgatgttttctcttCACCgatcacataactgaaaaatttgaggtgcatgccctgaaacGGATTTGAACCTGCGCCCTATTTGGGCTATCATggcatataaaatattagtaatatttataaaagaaaataatttttaaattcattatgaAACGGCCTTAAAATGACATGTTTGATAGACCATTTTTATATGAGAAATGTCTTTCGTCAAGTAGTCATTCTTCGAATAGGCGCAGAAATTTACATTCAAAGCCAAGCATATTTTGTTCCATAAACAACCAAGTTTTAACCACGTTTAATTTTTGgcgggtgggaggcttcggccgtggctagttaccaccctactggcaaagacgtaccgtcaagcgaatTTAGCGGTCCGggacgatgccgtgtagaaaccaaaaggggtgtggattttcatcctcctcctaacaagttagcccgcttccatctcagattgcatcacttaccatcaggtgggattgtagtcaagggctaacttgtaaagaataaaaaacaatgaaCATGCTAgcttaatttgtataaaaaactaataattgtTGAATAAACAAGTCCACAACATAATAGTTTACCGAACAACAAGTTGTTTGCTTTGTTCTGAGCAGTTACGAACATTGTTGTACAAGCCGCTACACTGTATGGGCAGGAGTAAGTAAGGTAACGTGATAGtgttaactattttataatagtaactaactaactatacaactgttttaattatattcacAATGTTAGAAAACAAAACAGCTTAACATTGTTGtccaatattttatacaatactaatactaatatttagaGGTAAGCATTGTGATgttttttaccactaaaaagccacgttatgttATGTATCAACACAcaatacaactaaacttaaccTAACTGAAACTAAACTTTGTAAACTAACATTTCTTAAAACAATGTTAGTTtacaaatattagtttttttttacgcTCACGGGAACAAGAACTAAGTGGGTAAAACCACGGGGCGCCAGCTAGTATATCAAAAAGAAGAAGTTCCGCATTTATAATacacattagtatagattcctgAATATTTAAGATTCATTAGCAGCATTTTTACAATGGTTTTTAATAAACCTGCCAATTTAACTTACTGTTATATTATAACCCCTAATAAAGTGGCAATGGAGTTCGAAGACCCGATGgatattggggtcccaaggtgctggaatggcgacccaacacaaagcgcagtgttggtagaccccccaccaggactGACGACaggcatcaagcgagtcgcagggattcgctggatgcaggcggctcagtatcgtgatgtttggaagtccctactaaaggcctatgtcctgcagtggacgtccatcagtagatataatgatgatgatgaaatattataCACTACACATTTTGAGCTTACAATAACCACGCAAACGTTGTTTTGGCCTATTCTCACACCTAAACGATATgcataaaaaatcataaatagtAGGCCTTTTCGGAAGAGTGTAGTACCAAATACTATGACACAAAGAATTGTATACATAAGATAGTGATTCTATTTTAAcgtattaaattttgaatgcgaatattatatttttggaaaaaatcTTGTCCAAGAGGGTTTTGAAGCATTTTGAGGATTTAATTCCGTGAGCCGACCCTCAGGCTTCACTCGACAAAATCCTTCCGTATTACCCACGGCACGTTAATTTGATCCTACATGCGGCCCTTTGTATAATCTTGTACATTCATAATTAAAATGGGCACCTAATTGGAGTGTTTAGAAATTGAAGGCGTCCAAAATTCTGCTAACTGGTCTTATACGCCATTACGCCTcattactaatgttataaattgcgggtaagtttgtctgtctgttacgttGTCACGGCCTAACCTCAAACAGAAATGGATGAAAGAAAACCGACTATACTAAcaggaaaaaaaattacaaaaaaatttatatttaagtctatttttttaatgcgGGTTTTTTGATTGTAGAAATCGTGCATTTTATAATGCATTTATAATTCAAATTATCGTGAGTGTAattcatattacattattatgaaacacatctaaaactcacgtgatacaatgtCGGAGTATGCAGGACGATACGACGTCGTATGTTTCGATCGTGCTGCGTtgtaagaaccagctcatgcataagggccccgtatggactTAAAACTAATCGGGTAAAGTACAACTACAACGTTGTACCTACTTTAcccgtgagttttagccgtttcataataaattaatgtaaaggTACATACATCTTAATTATGCACTTGTCAATCAAACTCCTATTATACgaaaagccggatttatatttgtctgacgtatcGTGTCGTGACGTATCGTATAAGaatagaatcggtatcatacattttatatacggCACTTCAGAatccatcacgacatgtcacaacacaagttctgatgcgtcacgacacgatacgtcagacaaatgtagaTACGGCTTAATTTGGATATTGCAATGGTTCAATCATCAATTCTGGGCTCAGCAGTAGATTCTGATCTGATCTGAAAGAGATTCTGTGTGTGAATTTAAAGTATCAAAAGTACGTTgtctactttatttaattacctatattaaatttatattttgtgtctcttttgtgtgcaataaataatattgttttgaatattttttgtatccggcttttttcataaaatgaacaAACTAAAGTTAACTGCAGTTCTGGATGGAAACCAATTACATTAGTCTGAATtcatttaaactaatataactGGATTTCATGATAACACAACGCACGCAAGTTTTTACTAATATCCAACTAGTTTGCTCAGTTGACTAGTAAGTTTGAATTACAGCTCTAGCAGACGACCCGTGGTTttttttacctgcgtagttatTGTTTTCAtgggaacacggggataaaattacAGCCGCGATGTTGCTGCGATGTTGCAGCGATGTCGCCGCGATGTTGCTCCGATGTTAATGCGATGTTGCAGCGATGTCGCCGCGATGTTGCTGCGAAGTTGCCGCAATGTTACTCTCTCTGGCCACTGCCAGCTATACTCGCACGAGTTTCGTGGAAATATTTCCACGAATATTCGCGGCATGGTATGGGACAGGTCAAGTAACGTGGCCACACAACATCCCTGCTTACTTTCTTCGCTACTTCCCACGTCATTCGGGCAGTGTCTGGCTGtggtataatggtaaaagaatttgatAAATCGTTCcagtagttttttaataaaattgttaaacacaaacaaaacatcACACAAACAACACAAATAGTTTATAAGCTATGGTAAGCTATATATAAATGGCTTAAAACCCAACCCAGGTGGGGTTTTTTAGGAAGTCGAGCATTATTTTAACaagttaaattaagtttacttgtttatatatttcatcGTTCCGGTGTAACGCCAAGTAACTTGAAACTAAGAGCACAGAGCAAATGCAAACATTGTAGTGTTGTAACTCTGTCTTGCTACGACATTATTGCACTGTATACAGTGTAATAATATCGTAACGCTGTACTGTCTTCATATACAGTGGTTTTATTAAGACTCAAGAATGTTGTCCAGCAGGTCAATACAGTAActttgacatatacgaaattcacCAACTACTGTTAGTAATTTTCAAGTCACGTGATTATTCCTTATCTATACCTTattcacaatttatttaattgcaacTGATTAAGATTGAGATTTTAggttaaaaatgtcatccgatgcatGCTGACAACCCTTCGTTGATATCAAAGAGTAGGCAGACGATATTGCCCAGAtaacattgtgattttcgttaacaatgggctttaaagaatataaaaatgcGGTTGATATTGATTAATCTATTAAGTTAGCTACCTACTTAATAGAATAATCAACTTACGTCAAAATTAGTAAATTGACTGACTGAGAAATTCAATCACAAGTTTATGGCAATGTAGgggattaaaaacaaaaaacccatttttttc
This sequence is a window from Bicyclus anynana chromosome 16, ilBicAnyn1.1, whole genome shotgun sequence. Protein-coding genes within it:
- the LOC112050473 gene encoding TELO2-interacting protein 1 homolog; the protein is MIFDKNRPGMIADVPEELKLCVVQCLSTLMLNVDHETRLKMLQANVPLLAQAIFVSVHLAKLEKLRALRLAALNCLAVLTVTHPELTDGVGHITDPALEEVVVSMMACILPGVLAALQDVAMCTDNPGHAVVAVSHCIPS